The Streptomyces spororaveus genome includes a region encoding these proteins:
- the alaS gene encoding alanine--tRNA ligase, with amino-acid sequence MESAEIRRRWLSFFEERGHAVVPSASLIADDPTLLLVNAGMVPFKPYFLGETKPPAPRATSVQKCVRTPDIEEVGKTTRHGTFFQMCGNFSFGDYFKEGAIKYAWELLTSSVADGGYGLEPEKLWITVYLDDDEAETIWREKIGVPAERIQRLGKKDNFWSMGVPGPCGPCSEINYDRGPEFGVEGGPAVNDERYVEIWNLVFMQYERGAGDGKEDFPILGDLPSKNIDTGLGLERLAMILQGVQNMYETDTLRVVMDKATELTGVQYGAAQGTDVSMRVVADHIRTSVMLIGDGVTPGNEGRGYVLRRIMRRAIRNMRLMGATGPVVQDLVDVVINTMGQQYPELVTDRKRIETVALAEEAAFLKAVKGGTNILDTAVTETKATGGTVLSGDKAFLLHDTWGFPIDLTLEMAAEQGLTVDEPGFRRLMQEQRDRAKADAKAKKTGHADMSAYREIADGAGATEFTGYATNQGESTIVGLLVNGVSAPAASEGDEVEVVLDRTPFYAEGGGQLADQGRIKLDSGAVIVVRDVQQPVPGVSVHKGSVQVGEVTVGASAYAAIDVHRRRAIARAHSATHLTHQALRDALGPTAAQAGSENSPGRFRFDFGSPNAVPGSVLTDVEQKINDVLSRELDVTAEIMSIDEAKKQGAIAEFGEKYGERVRVVTIGDFSKELCGGTHVGNTAQLGLVKLLGESSIGSGVRRVEALVGVDAYNFLAKEHTVVAQLQELVKGRPEELPEKIASMLGKLKDAEKEIEKFRAEKVLQAAAGLAQNAQDIKGVALVVGQVADGIGADDLRKLVLDVRGRIPGDRPAVVALFTVANDRPLTVIATNEAARERGLKAGDLVRTAAKTLGGGGGGKPDVAQGGGQNPAAVPEAISAVERLVVETV; translated from the coding sequence ATGGAGTCGGCTGAGATTCGCCGCCGCTGGCTGAGCTTCTTCGAGGAGCGCGGTCACGCCGTTGTCCCTTCGGCGTCGCTCATCGCGGACGACCCGACTCTTCTGCTGGTCAACGCGGGCATGGTGCCCTTCAAGCCGTACTTCCTCGGCGAGACCAAGCCCCCGGCCCCCCGCGCCACCAGCGTGCAGAAGTGCGTCCGGACGCCGGACATCGAAGAGGTCGGCAAGACCACCCGCCACGGCACGTTCTTCCAGATGTGCGGCAACTTCTCCTTCGGCGACTACTTCAAGGAAGGCGCCATCAAGTACGCCTGGGAGCTGCTCACCAGCTCCGTGGCGGACGGCGGCTACGGCCTTGAGCCCGAGAAGCTCTGGATCACCGTCTACCTCGACGACGACGAGGCCGAGACGATCTGGCGCGAGAAGATCGGCGTCCCCGCCGAGCGCATCCAGCGACTGGGCAAGAAGGACAACTTCTGGTCCATGGGCGTCCCGGGCCCCTGCGGCCCCTGCTCCGAGATCAACTACGACCGCGGCCCCGAGTTCGGCGTCGAGGGCGGCCCGGCCGTCAACGACGAGCGCTACGTGGAGATCTGGAACCTGGTCTTCATGCAGTACGAGCGCGGCGCCGGCGACGGGAAGGAAGACTTCCCGATCCTCGGTGACCTGCCGTCGAAGAACATCGACACCGGTCTCGGCCTCGAACGCCTCGCGATGATCCTGCAGGGCGTGCAGAACATGTACGAGACCGACACCCTGCGCGTGGTCATGGACAAGGCCACCGAGCTGACCGGCGTGCAGTACGGCGCCGCCCAGGGCACCGACGTGTCGATGCGCGTGGTCGCCGACCACATCCGCACCTCCGTCATGCTCATCGGCGACGGCGTCACCCCCGGCAACGAGGGCCGCGGCTACGTGCTGCGCCGCATCATGCGCCGCGCCATCCGCAACATGCGCCTGATGGGCGCCACCGGTCCCGTCGTCCAGGACCTCGTCGACGTCGTGATCAACACGATGGGGCAGCAGTACCCGGAGCTCGTCACCGACCGCAAGCGCATCGAGACCGTCGCCCTCGCCGAGGAAGCCGCCTTCCTCAAGGCCGTCAAGGGCGGCACCAACATCCTCGACACCGCCGTGACCGAGACCAAGGCCACCGGTGGCACGGTCCTCTCCGGCGACAAGGCGTTCCTGCTCCACGACACCTGGGGCTTCCCGATCGACCTCACCCTCGAGATGGCCGCCGAGCAGGGCCTGACCGTGGACGAGCCCGGCTTCCGCCGCCTGATGCAGGAGCAGCGCGACCGCGCCAAGGCCGACGCCAAGGCCAAGAAGACCGGCCACGCGGACATGTCCGCCTACCGGGAGATCGCCGACGGCGCCGGCGCCACCGAGTTCACCGGGTACGCCACCAACCAGGGCGAGTCCACCATCGTCGGCCTCCTGGTCAACGGCGTCTCCGCGCCCGCCGCCTCCGAGGGCGACGAGGTCGAGGTCGTCCTCGACCGCACCCCCTTCTACGCCGAGGGCGGCGGCCAGCTCGCCGACCAGGGCCGGATCAAGCTCGACTCCGGCGCCGTCATCGTCGTCCGCGACGTGCAGCAGCCGGTCCCGGGCGTCTCCGTGCACAAGGGCTCCGTCCAGGTCGGCGAGGTGACGGTGGGCGCCTCCGCGTACGCCGCCATCGACGTCCACCGCCGCCGGGCCATCGCCCGCGCCCACTCGGCCACGCACCTGACCCACCAGGCGCTGCGCGACGCCCTCGGCCCGACGGCCGCCCAGGCCGGTTCCGAGAACAGCCCGGGCCGCTTCCGCTTCGACTTCGGCTCCCCGAACGCCGTCCCCGGCTCGGTCCTCACCGACGTCGAGCAGAAGATCAACGACGTGCTGTCGCGCGAACTGGACGTCACCGCCGAGATCATGAGCATCGACGAGGCGAAGAAGCAGGGCGCCATCGCCGAGTTCGGCGAGAAGTACGGCGAGCGCGTGCGCGTCGTGACCATCGGCGACTTCTCCAAGGAGCTGTGCGGCGGTACGCACGTCGGCAACACCGCCCAGCTGGGTCTGGTGAAGCTGCTCGGCGAGTCCTCCATCGGCTCCGGCGTGCGCCGCGTCGAGGCCCTGGTGGGTGTGGACGCGTACAACTTCCTCGCCAAGGAGCACACGGTCGTCGCCCAGCTCCAGGAGCTGGTCAAGGGCCGTCCGGAGGAGCTGCCGGAGAAGATCGCCTCCATGCTCGGCAAGCTGAAGGACGCCGAGAAGGAGATCGAGAAGTTCCGCGCGGAGAAGGTCCTCCAGGCCGCCGCCGGGCTCGCCCAGAACGCGCAGGACATCAAGGGCGTCGCCCTCGTCGTCGGCCAGGTGGCGGACGGCATCGGCGCCGACGACCTGCGCAAGCTGGTCCTCGACGTCCGCGGCCGCATCCCGGGCGACCGCCCGGCCGTCGTGGCCCTGTTCACCGTGGCGAACGACCGCCCGCTGACCGTGATCGCCACCAACGAGGCCGCCCGCGAGCGCGGCCTCAAGGCGGGCGACCTGGTGCGTACGGCCGCCAAGACCCTCGGTGGCGGCGGTGGCGGCAAGCCGGACGTCGCCCAGGGCGGCGGCCAGAACCCGGCCGCCGTGCCGGAGGCCATCAGCGCCGTCGAGCGCCTCGTCGTCGAGACGGTCTGA
- a CDS encoding DUF948 domain-containing protein, translating into MSGVEVAGIIVAVFWAILISFLAVALVRLAQVLRATTKLVADVTDQAVPLLADASTTVRSARTQLDRVDAIASDVQEVTSNASALSSTVATAFGGPLVKVAAFGYGVRKALGKGDAATSGGTPPKASRRTVIVGRTVPAARRRKQKG; encoded by the coding sequence GTGTCCGGTGTAGAGGTGGCCGGGATCATCGTGGCCGTCTTCTGGGCCATCCTGATCTCCTTCCTCGCCGTGGCCCTGGTGCGGCTGGCCCAGGTGCTCAGGGCGACCACCAAGCTGGTGGCCGACGTGACCGACCAGGCGGTCCCGCTGCTCGCCGACGCCTCCACCACCGTCCGCTCCGCGCGCACCCAGCTCGACCGGGTCGACGCCATCGCGAGCGACGTGCAGGAGGTCACCTCCAACGCCTCCGCACTGTCCTCAACCGTGGCCACCGCCTTCGGCGGGCCGCTGGTGAAGGTCGCGGCCTTCGGCTACGGCGTCCGCAAGGCGCTGGGCAAGGGGGATGCCGCGACGTCGGGCGGCACACCGCCGAAGGCATCCCGACGAACCGTGATCGTTGGACGTACGGTGCCGGCCGCCCGGCGCCGCAAGCAGAAGGGCTGA
- a CDS encoding DUF6167 family protein, with translation MFRRAFWFTAGAAAGVWATTKVNRQLKKLTPESLAAQAADKAVEAGHRLKDFALDVKAGMSQREDELNDALGLHQDPDRPDNVTALPGPRRLRAIENSKTTYRPNFSYDRNEDH, from the coding sequence ATGTTCCGCCGAGCCTTCTGGTTCACCGCAGGCGCAGCCGCCGGCGTGTGGGCCACCACCAAGGTCAACCGCCAGCTGAAGAAGCTGACGCCGGAGAGTCTCGCCGCCCAGGCGGCCGACAAGGCCGTGGAGGCGGGACACCGCCTCAAGGATTTCGCCCTCGACGTCAAGGCGGGAATGTCCCAGCGCGAGGACGAGCTGAACGACGCACTGGGGCTCCACCAGGATCCCGACCGGCCCGACAACGTCACGGCCCTCCCCGGGCCCCGGCGGCTGCGGGCCATCGAGAACAGCAAGACCACCTACCGACCCAATTTTTCGTACGACCGGAATGAGGACCACTGA
- a CDS encoding HNH endonuclease family protein: protein MRSSRPLAAVLALALAGPAAAGCHHDDAATARASAAALVGRVPPAGAGFPPGAAAAKAQLAGLKVERGRHWETYKRENFGRYWSDETDAVGGRNGCDTRDDVLRRDLTELREGDRNPCVVLSGTLHDPYTGKVLPYTYRRASQIQTDHVVALGAAWRAGAYAWTPRRRLEYANDLDVLLAVDQQTNHDKGSRTADKWRRPRSSRSRTCWPPAPREAVRPSTRRPRAGSASPGAGRRCPRPAPGSRSGRRRSRPGRR from the coding sequence ATGCGTTCGTCCCGGCCGCTCGCCGCCGTCCTCGCGCTCGCCCTCGCCGGGCCCGCGGCGGCCGGGTGCCACCACGACGACGCCGCGACGGCCCGGGCCAGCGCGGCGGCGCTGGTCGGGCGGGTGCCGCCGGCCGGTGCGGGGTTCCCGCCGGGCGCGGCCGCCGCGAAGGCGCAGCTGGCCGGGCTCAAGGTCGAGCGGGGCCGCCACTGGGAGACGTACAAGCGCGAGAACTTCGGCCGGTACTGGTCCGACGAGACCGACGCCGTCGGTGGGCGCAACGGCTGCGACACCCGTGACGACGTGCTGCGCCGGGACCTGACGGAGCTGCGCGAAGGGGACCGGAACCCGTGCGTCGTGCTGTCCGGCACGCTGCACGATCCGTACACCGGCAAGGTGCTGCCCTACACCTACCGGCGCGCCTCGCAGATCCAGACGGACCACGTGGTCGCGCTCGGCGCCGCCTGGCGGGCCGGCGCGTACGCGTGGACCCCGCGGCGCAGGCTGGAGTACGCCAACGACCTCGACGTCCTGCTCGCCGTGGACCAGCAGACCAACCACGACAAGGGGAGCAGGACGGCCGACAAGTGGCGGCGCCCGAGAAGCTCGCGCTCCAGGACATGCTGGCCACCTGCACCCCGTGAGGCCGTGAGGCCTAGTACGAGGCGGCCGAGAGCAGGGAGTGCATCGCCCGGCGCAGGCCGCAGATGTCCGCGACCGGCTCCGGGAAGTCGAAGCGGGCGTCGAAGGAGCCGGCCGGGCCGCCGGTGA
- a CDS encoding DUF2470 domain-containing protein: MILLVSGESAAARAAAHAQDDDLTAVIEITDVAPVSVPHRIRGRAWLAGWLTPVRGDDRAVCAALLAERHPVGELLGMRESLDAPHAGRPAWMMLRLEVGEISVDDLWGAEHVDPDDLAAAEPDPMVAHESELLQHLHSAHGDRLGELGGLLGAREARGMTAVPLSLDRLGLRVRFTGGPAGSFDARFDFPEPVADICGLRRAMHSLLSAASY, from the coding sequence GTGATTCTCCTTGTCTCAGGGGAATCCGCGGCTGCCAGGGCAGCCGCTCACGCCCAGGACGACGACCTCACCGCCGTGATCGAGATCACGGATGTGGCGCCGGTGTCCGTCCCACATCGTATCCGAGGTCGCGCCTGGCTGGCCGGCTGGCTGACGCCGGTGCGCGGGGACGACCGCGCGGTCTGCGCCGCGCTCCTCGCGGAGCGGCATCCGGTGGGCGAGCTGTTGGGCATGCGGGAGTCCCTCGACGCCCCCCACGCCGGGCGTCCGGCCTGGATGATGCTGCGCCTGGAGGTCGGCGAGATCTCGGTGGACGACCTCTGGGGCGCCGAGCACGTGGACCCGGACGACCTGGCCGCGGCGGAGCCGGACCCGATGGTCGCGCACGAGAGCGAGCTGCTCCAGCACCTGCACTCCGCCCACGGCGACCGGCTCGGCGAGCTGGGCGGCCTGCTCGGCGCCCGCGAGGCCCGCGGCATGACCGCCGTCCCGCTCTCCCTGGACCGTCTCGGCCTGCGCGTCCGCTTCACCGGCGGCCCGGCCGGCTCCTTCGACGCCCGCTTCGACTTCCCGGAGCCGGTCGCGGACATCTGCGGCCTGCGCCGGGCGATGCACTCCCTGCTCTCGGCCGCCTCGTACTAG
- the rpsD gene encoding 30S ribosomal protein S4, with the protein MNQKRPKVKKSRALGIALTPKAVKYFEARPYPPGEHGRGRKQNSDYKVRLLEKQRLRAQYDISERQMARAYDRAKKAEGKTGEALVVELERRLDALVLRSGIARTIYQARQMVVHGHIEVNGDKVDKPSFRVRPDDVITVRERSREKVPFQVAREGGYAGEGETPRYLQVNLKALAFRLDRDPNRKEIPVICDEQLVVEYYAR; encoded by the coding sequence GTGAACCAGAAGCGACCCAAGGTCAAGAAGTCGCGTGCCCTCGGCATTGCGCTGACCCCGAAGGCCGTCAAGTACTTCGAGGCCCGCCCCTACCCGCCGGGCGAGCACGGCCGTGGCCGCAAGCAGAACTCGGACTACAAGGTCCGTCTGCTGGAGAAGCAGCGTCTGCGCGCTCAGTACGACATCTCTGAGCGTCAGATGGCCCGCGCGTACGACCGCGCCAAGAAGGCCGAAGGCAAGACGGGCGAGGCGCTTGTCGTCGAGCTCGAGCGTCGCCTCGACGCCCTGGTTCTGCGTTCGGGCATCGCCCGCACCATCTACCAGGCCCGCCAGATGGTCGTTCACGGCCACATCGAGGTCAACGGCGACAAGGTCGACAAGCCGTCGTTCCGTGTCCGTCCGGACGACGTCATCACCGTGCGCGAGCGCAGCCGCGAGAAGGTTCCGTTCCAGGTTGCCCGTGAGGGTGGCTACGCAGGCGAGGGCGAGACCCCGCGCTACCTGCAGGTCAACCTGAAGGCCCTGGCCTTCCGCCTGGACCGCGACCCGAACCGCAAGGAAATCCCGGTCATCTGCGACGAGCAGCTCGTCGTCGAGTACTACGCCCGCTGA
- the ruvX gene encoding Holliday junction resolvase RuvX, which produces MTLRRGRRLAIDVGDARIGVASCDPDGVLATPVETVPGRDIPFAHRRLRQLVEEYEPLEVVVGLPRSLSGREGPAAAKVRVFANELAKGIKPVTVRLVDERMTTVTAAQGLRASGKNAKKGRSVIDQAAAVVILQNALETERVSGNPPGECVEVVV; this is translated from the coding sequence ATGACTCTGCGCCGCGGCCGCCGGCTCGCGATCGATGTCGGTGACGCCCGCATCGGGGTCGCCTCGTGCGACCCCGACGGGGTGCTGGCCACACCGGTGGAAACCGTTCCGGGCCGGGACATCCCCTTCGCCCACCGGCGGCTGCGGCAGCTCGTCGAGGAGTACGAGCCCCTCGAAGTCGTGGTCGGCCTTCCCCGCTCGCTCAGCGGGCGGGAGGGGCCGGCCGCGGCCAAGGTGCGCGTCTTCGCGAACGAACTCGCCAAGGGCATCAAGCCGGTGACGGTCCGGCTGGTGGACGAGCGGATGACCACGGTCACCGCCGCCCAGGGGCTGCGGGCCTCCGGGAAGAACGCCAAGAAGGGCCGGTCGGTCATCGACCAGGCAGCCGCTGTGGTGATCCTTCAGAACGCTCTTGAGACCGAACGGGTATCAGGTAATCCGCCTGGTGAGTGCGTCGAAGTGGTTGTCTGA
- a CDS encoding ATP-binding protein: MGQGPLRSTAGGNLPSELGRFIGRGGELAELGRLLESSRLVTVTGVGGVGKSRLVLAAARAAAEGARQRHRDGVWLAELATVRDPALLELALAEALELTDHTTRPPRTVLAEHLAGRRLLLVLDGFEQLVEECAGLVRELLRRCPGLHVLAAGRRPLALDGELAFPLAPPVPEEALALLTERACAADPAFEVTADNRAALVELCARLDGIPLALELAAGRLRTLSPAQVLARLEDRFALLTGGARGGLARHRALRTAIGWSHELCTPAERLLWARLSVFAGPFDLDAVEYVCAGPDLPVDEVLDLVGELLAQSLLVREETPAGVRFRMLETVRMYGAGWLESLGDAGRLRRRHRDWYVGLVTWCELDWFSPRQQEVAALVEVELPNVRLALECCLDEPDEAHLGQYLAGTLWFAWAGCGRLTEGRHWLERSLEPVDQAVEYESSRLKALWVLGYVAALQGDAAASMSALYECRDGAAQSGNPVAAAYAVHRMGCLALVSDDMARARELLGSALEQYRAAGELNSNVLMCQVELGMALAFLGDLPGALALCGEVREICEERGERWTKSYALYVLAYAALDAGRTREARRLLTECVAVNHLFHDLVGLVLALELLALVTVAEGNAAEAAVLQGAAEPMWGGVGLQLFGSGYFNAPRLMCRERAGELLGAERYAAYEAEGRELSREALVGRALSDPQERGGGVLRRTGRAGGGPRGSRRSTRAAADQP, translated from the coding sequence ATGGGACAAGGACCCCTTCGAAGTACCGCCGGGGGCAATCTTCCCTCGGAGCTCGGCCGGTTCATCGGGCGGGGTGGCGAACTCGCCGAGCTGGGGCGGCTCCTGGAGTCCTCGCGGCTCGTGACGGTGACCGGCGTGGGCGGGGTGGGCAAGTCCCGGCTCGTGCTCGCGGCGGCCCGGGCCGCCGCCGAGGGGGCGCGGCAACGCCACCGCGACGGGGTCTGGCTGGCCGAGCTGGCCACCGTGCGGGACCCCGCGCTGCTGGAGCTGGCCCTCGCCGAGGCGCTGGAGCTGACCGACCACACCACCCGCCCGCCGCGGACCGTCCTGGCCGAGCACCTGGCCGGGCGGCGGCTGCTGCTGGTCCTGGACGGCTTCGAGCAGCTGGTCGAGGAGTGTGCCGGCCTGGTGCGGGAGCTGCTGCGGCGCTGCCCCGGCCTGCACGTCCTCGCGGCGGGCCGGCGCCCGCTGGCCCTGGACGGGGAGCTGGCCTTCCCGCTGGCCCCGCCGGTCCCGGAGGAGGCGCTGGCCCTGCTGACGGAGCGGGCCTGCGCGGCGGACCCGGCGTTCGAGGTGACCGCGGACAACCGGGCCGCGCTGGTGGAGCTGTGCGCCCGGCTCGACGGGATCCCGCTGGCCCTGGAGCTGGCGGCGGGCCGGCTGCGGACGCTGTCCCCCGCGCAGGTGCTGGCCCGGCTGGAGGACCGCTTCGCGCTGCTGACGGGCGGCGCGCGCGGCGGGCTGGCCCGGCACCGGGCGCTGCGGACGGCCATCGGCTGGAGCCATGAGCTGTGCACGCCCGCGGAGCGGCTGCTGTGGGCGCGGCTGTCGGTGTTCGCGGGGCCGTTCGACCTCGACGCCGTCGAATACGTGTGCGCGGGCCCGGATCTGCCGGTGGACGAGGTGCTGGATCTGGTCGGGGAGCTGCTGGCCCAGTCCTTGCTGGTCCGGGAGGAGACGCCCGCCGGGGTGCGGTTCCGGATGCTGGAGACCGTACGGATGTACGGGGCGGGCTGGCTGGAGTCGCTGGGCGACGCCGGGCGCCTGCGGCGGCGCCACCGGGACTGGTACGTGGGGCTGGTGACGTGGTGCGAGCTGGACTGGTTCAGCCCGCGCCAGCAGGAGGTGGCCGCGCTGGTGGAGGTGGAGCTGCCGAACGTCCGGCTCGCCCTGGAGTGCTGCCTGGACGAGCCGGACGAGGCGCACCTGGGGCAGTACCTGGCGGGGACGCTGTGGTTCGCCTGGGCGGGCTGCGGGCGGCTGACCGAGGGGCGGCACTGGCTGGAGCGGAGCCTGGAGCCGGTGGACCAGGCGGTGGAGTACGAGAGCTCGCGGCTGAAGGCCCTGTGGGTGCTGGGCTACGTCGCCGCCCTGCAGGGAGACGCGGCGGCCTCGATGAGCGCCCTGTACGAGTGCCGGGACGGGGCGGCGCAGAGCGGGAACCCGGTGGCGGCGGCGTACGCGGTGCACCGGATGGGCTGCCTGGCGCTGGTCTCGGACGACATGGCGCGGGCCCGGGAGCTGCTGGGGTCGGCGCTGGAGCAGTACCGGGCGGCCGGCGAGCTGAACAGCAACGTCCTGATGTGCCAGGTGGAGTTGGGGATGGCGCTGGCGTTCCTCGGCGATCTGCCGGGTGCGCTCGCGCTGTGCGGGGAGGTCCGGGAGATCTGCGAGGAGCGCGGCGAGCGCTGGACGAAGTCGTACGCCTTGTACGTCCTCGCGTACGCGGCTCTCGACGCGGGGCGCACGCGGGAGGCGCGGCGGCTGCTGACCGAGTGCGTGGCCGTCAACCACCTCTTCCACGACCTGGTCGGCCTGGTGCTCGCGCTGGAGCTGCTCGCGCTGGTCACGGTCGCGGAGGGGAACGCCGCGGAGGCGGCGGTGCTCCAGGGCGCGGCGGAGCCGATGTGGGGCGGGGTGGGGCTGCAGCTGTTCGGCTCGGGGTACTTCAACGCCCCGCGGCTGATGTGCCGGGAGCGGGCGGGCGAGCTGCTGGGCGCCGAGCGCTACGCGGCGTACGAGGCCGAGGGGCGGGAGCTGAGCCGGGAGGCGCTGGTCGGTCGGGCGCTGAGCGATCCGCAGGAGCGCGGCGGCGGGGTGCTCCGGCGGACGGGCCGGGCGGGCGGCGGCCCGCGCGGCTCCCGGAGGTCGACCCGGGCGGCGGCGGACCAGCCGTAG